A section of the Ovis canadensis isolate MfBH-ARS-UI-01 breed Bighorn chromosome 1, ARS-UI_OviCan_v2, whole genome shotgun sequence genome encodes:
- the LRRC71 gene encoding leucine-rich repeat-containing protein 71 isoform X3: protein MSGEASAPPATSPRAPRPGIQKSSGAVTKKGDRAAKEKPATVLPPVGEEEPKNPEEYQCTGILEVDFAELCTRWGYTDFPKVVTRPRPQPTFAPSASTSEKPTVDDQRLSGSCSLNSLESKYVFFRPTIQVELEPEDKSVKEIYIRGWKVEERILGIFSKCLPSLSQLQAINLWKVGLTDKTLTTFVALLPLCSSTLRKVSLEGNPLPEQSYHKLMAADSTITHLSLRNNNIDDHGAQLLGQALSTLHSCNRTLVSLNLGFNHIGDEGAGYIADGLRLNRSLLWLSLAHNRIQDKGALKLAEVLRPFELTHTEVVERRRLLLEKGSQERSRSPSTSRHGDSKTERDKNQLMGVSSFALVEKDKTQTVKTPKGLGKKKEKSGEVVKKEEKSGPGQSPTQGTPKKEDSAKAGKGKVTIPEQKLSKGKGAKTGSKEKRSILMESEQLVGEGAEMVNPLLEPVEHRDGKVFMPGNKILLHLNLLRNRITEVGLEAFLTVVQYQAQFAKSKSASKGPVGLLWLSLAKNCFSPQCPTYTMIQELMLPRDPISKCKHKEEEPVASCT from the exons ATGTCGGGCGAGGCAAGCGCACCACCCGCGACCTCACCCAGGGCCCCGCGTCCCGGGATCCAGAAATCATCGGGTGCAGTGACCAAGAAGGGGGATCGCGCGGCCAAGGAGAAGCCGGCGACCGTTCTGCCGCCGGTGGGCGAGGAGGAGCCCAAAAACCCCG AGGAGTACCAGTGCACCGGCATCCTCGAGGTGGATTTCGCTGAGCTCTGCACGCGGTGGGGCTACACGGACTTCCCCAAAGTGGTCACCCGACCCCGCCCGCAGCCGACCTTCGCCCCCTCGGCCTCTACGTCGGAGAAGCCCACAGTAG ATGACCAGCGTTTGTCGGGGTCCTGCAGCCTCAACAGCCTGGAGAGCAAATACGTGTTCTTCCGGCCCACCATCCAGGTGGAGCTGGAGCCGGAGGACAAGTCCGTGAAGGAAATCTACATTCGCG GTTGGAAGGTTGAGGAGCGGATCCTGGGTATCTTCTCGAAGTGTCTGCCCTCCCTCAGCCAGCTGCAGGCCATCAA CTTGTGGAAGGTGGGGCTGACTGATAAGACCCTGACTACCTTCGTCGCCCTCTTGCCTCTCTGCTCATCCACGCTCAG GAAGGTGTCTCTGGAGGGGAACCCACTGCCGGAGCAGTCCTACCACAAGCTCATGGCAGCAGACAGCAC GATCACGCATTTGTCTCTGCGGAACAACAACATCGACGACCACGGGGCGCAGCTCCTGGGTCAGGCTCTGTCTACGCTGCACAGCTGCAACCGGACCCTGGTCTCGCTCAACCTGGGCTTCAACCACATCGGGGACGAGGGCGCGGGCTACATCGCAGAT ggCCTCCGGCTCAATCGCTCCCTGCTCTGGCTGTCCCTGGCCCACAACCGCATCCAGGACAAGGGCGCCCTGAAGCTGGCTGAG GTCCTGCGCCCCTTTGAGCTGACACATACCGAGGTGGTGGAGCGCCGGCGCCTCCTGCTGGAGAAAGGTTCGCAGGAGCGCTCGCGATCG CCTTCCACCTCTCGGCATGGGGACTCCAAAACAGAGCGTGACAAGAATCAGCTGATGGGGGTCAGCAGTTTTGCATTGGTGGAGAAGGACAAGACGCAGACAGTGAAGACACCCAAGGGTCTGGGCAAGAAAAAGGAGAAGTCGGGG GAAGTggtgaagaaagaggagaagtcAGGGCCTGGGCAGTCACCTACACAAGGAACCCCTAAGAAAGAAGACTCCGCAAAGGCAGGCAAGGGGA AAGTAACCATCCCTGAGCAGAAACTAAGCAAGGGAAAGGGGGCCAAGACTGGGAGCAAAGAGAAGCGCAGCATCCTCATGGAGTCTGAG CAGCTGGTTGGGGAAGGTGCTGAGATGGTCAACCCGCTCCTGGAGCCTGTGGAGCACCGCGATGGCAAAGTTTTCATGCCTGGGAACAAGATCCTCTTGCACCTCAATCTTCTCC GAAACCGCATCACAGAGGTGGGGCTGGAGGCCTTCCTCACCGTGGTGCAGTACCAGGCGCAATTCGCCAAATCCAAGAGCGCGTCCAAGGGCCCCGTGGGGCTGCTGTGGCTGTCCCTGGCG AAAAACTGCTTCTCCCCACAATGTCCTACGTACACTATGATCCAGGAGTTGATGCTGCCAAGGGACCCCATCAGTAAATGCAAGCACAAAGAGGAGGAGCCCGTGGCTTCTTGCACCTAG
- the LRRC71 gene encoding leucine-rich repeat-containing protein 71 isoform X2: MSGEASAPPATSPRAPRPGIQKSSGAVTKKGDRAAKEKPATVLPPVGEEEPKNPEEYQCTGILEVDFAELCTRWGYTDFPKVVTRPRPQPTFAPSASTSEKPTVDDQRLSGSCSLNSLESKYVFFRPTIQVELEPEDKSVKEIYIRGWKVEERILGIFSKCLPSLSQLQAINLWKVGLTDKTLTTFVALLPLCSSTLRKVSLEGNPLPEQSYHKLMAADSTITHLSLRNNNIDDHGAQLLGQALSTLHSCNRTLVSLNLGFNHIGDEGAGYIADGLRLNRSLLWLSLAHNRIQDKGALKLAEVLRPFELTHTEVVERRRLLLEKGSQERSRSPSTSRHGDSKTERDKNQLMGVSSFALVEKDKTQTVKTPKGLGKKKEKSGEVVKKEEKSGPGQSPTQGTPKKEDSAKAGKGKVTIPEQKLSKGKGAKTGSKEKRSILMESEHSGQSLDYNRPSKHLVGEGAEMVNPLLEPVEHRDGKVFMPGNKILLHLNLLRNRITEVGLEAFLTVVQYQAQFAKSKSASKGPVGLLWLSLAKNCFSPQCPTYTMIQELMLPRDPISKCKHKEEEPVASCT, translated from the exons ATGTCGGGCGAGGCAAGCGCACCACCCGCGACCTCACCCAGGGCCCCGCGTCCCGGGATCCAGAAATCATCGGGTGCAGTGACCAAGAAGGGGGATCGCGCGGCCAAGGAGAAGCCGGCGACCGTTCTGCCGCCGGTGGGCGAGGAGGAGCCCAAAAACCCCG AGGAGTACCAGTGCACCGGCATCCTCGAGGTGGATTTCGCTGAGCTCTGCACGCGGTGGGGCTACACGGACTTCCCCAAAGTGGTCACCCGACCCCGCCCGCAGCCGACCTTCGCCCCCTCGGCCTCTACGTCGGAGAAGCCCACAGTAG ATGACCAGCGTTTGTCGGGGTCCTGCAGCCTCAACAGCCTGGAGAGCAAATACGTGTTCTTCCGGCCCACCATCCAGGTGGAGCTGGAGCCGGAGGACAAGTCCGTGAAGGAAATCTACATTCGCG GTTGGAAGGTTGAGGAGCGGATCCTGGGTATCTTCTCGAAGTGTCTGCCCTCCCTCAGCCAGCTGCAGGCCATCAA CTTGTGGAAGGTGGGGCTGACTGATAAGACCCTGACTACCTTCGTCGCCCTCTTGCCTCTCTGCTCATCCACGCTCAG GAAGGTGTCTCTGGAGGGGAACCCACTGCCGGAGCAGTCCTACCACAAGCTCATGGCAGCAGACAGCAC GATCACGCATTTGTCTCTGCGGAACAACAACATCGACGACCACGGGGCGCAGCTCCTGGGTCAGGCTCTGTCTACGCTGCACAGCTGCAACCGGACCCTGGTCTCGCTCAACCTGGGCTTCAACCACATCGGGGACGAGGGCGCGGGCTACATCGCAGAT ggCCTCCGGCTCAATCGCTCCCTGCTCTGGCTGTCCCTGGCCCACAACCGCATCCAGGACAAGGGCGCCCTGAAGCTGGCTGAG GTCCTGCGCCCCTTTGAGCTGACACATACCGAGGTGGTGGAGCGCCGGCGCCTCCTGCTGGAGAAAGGTTCGCAGGAGCGCTCGCGATCG CCTTCCACCTCTCGGCATGGGGACTCCAAAACAGAGCGTGACAAGAATCAGCTGATGGGGGTCAGCAGTTTTGCATTGGTGGAGAAGGACAAGACGCAGACAGTGAAGACACCCAAGGGTCTGGGCAAGAAAAAGGAGAAGTCGGGG GAAGTggtgaagaaagaggagaagtcAGGGCCTGGGCAGTCACCTACACAAGGAACCCCTAAGAAAGAAGACTCCGCAAAGGCAGGCAAGGGGA AAGTAACCATCCCTGAGCAGAAACTAAGCAAGGGAAAGGGGGCCAAGACTGGGAGCAAAGAGAAGCGCAGCATCCTCATGGAGTCTGAG CACTCGGGACAAAGCCTGGACTATAACCGGCCCTCAAAACAt CTGGTTGGGGAAGGTGCTGAGATGGTCAACCCGCTCCTGGAGCCTGTGGAGCACCGCGATGGCAAAGTTTTCATGCCTGGGAACAAGATCCTCTTGCACCTCAATCTTCTCC GAAACCGCATCACAGAGGTGGGGCTGGAGGCCTTCCTCACCGTGGTGCAGTACCAGGCGCAATTCGCCAAATCCAAGAGCGCGTCCAAGGGCCCCGTGGGGCTGCTGTGGCTGTCCCTGGCG AAAAACTGCTTCTCCCCACAATGTCCTACGTACACTATGATCCAGGAGTTGATGCTGCCAAGGGACCCCATCAGTAAATGCAAGCACAAAGAGGAGGAGCCCGTGGCTTCTTGCACCTAG
- the LRRC71 gene encoding leucine-rich repeat-containing protein 71 isoform X1, producing the protein MSGEASAPPATSPRAPRPGIQKSSGAVTKKGDRAAKEKPATVLPPVGEEEPKNPEEYQCTGILEVDFAELCTRWGYTDFPKVVTRPRPQPTFAPSASTSEKPTVDDQRLSGSCSLNSLESKYVFFRPTIQVELEPEDKSVKEIYIRGWKVEERILGIFSKCLPSLSQLQAINLWKVGLTDKTLTTFVALLPLCSSTLRKVSLEGNPLPEQSYHKLMAADSTITHLSLRNNNIDDHGAQLLGQALSTLHSCNRTLVSLNLGFNHIGDEGAGYIADGLRLNRSLLWLSLAHNRIQDKGALKLAEVLRPFELTHTEVVERRRLLLEKGSQERSRSPSTSRHGDSKTERDKNQLMGVSSFALVEKDKTQTVKTPKGLGKKKEKSGEVVKKEEKSGPGQSPTQGTPKKEDSAKAGKGKVTIPEQKLSKGKGAKTGSKEKRSILMESEHSGQSLDYNRPSKHQLVGEGAEMVNPLLEPVEHRDGKVFMPGNKILLHLNLLRNRITEVGLEAFLTVVQYQAQFAKSKSASKGPVGLLWLSLAKNCFSPQCPTYTMIQELMLPRDPISKCKHKEEEPVASCT; encoded by the exons ATGTCGGGCGAGGCAAGCGCACCACCCGCGACCTCACCCAGGGCCCCGCGTCCCGGGATCCAGAAATCATCGGGTGCAGTGACCAAGAAGGGGGATCGCGCGGCCAAGGAGAAGCCGGCGACCGTTCTGCCGCCGGTGGGCGAGGAGGAGCCCAAAAACCCCG AGGAGTACCAGTGCACCGGCATCCTCGAGGTGGATTTCGCTGAGCTCTGCACGCGGTGGGGCTACACGGACTTCCCCAAAGTGGTCACCCGACCCCGCCCGCAGCCGACCTTCGCCCCCTCGGCCTCTACGTCGGAGAAGCCCACAGTAG ATGACCAGCGTTTGTCGGGGTCCTGCAGCCTCAACAGCCTGGAGAGCAAATACGTGTTCTTCCGGCCCACCATCCAGGTGGAGCTGGAGCCGGAGGACAAGTCCGTGAAGGAAATCTACATTCGCG GTTGGAAGGTTGAGGAGCGGATCCTGGGTATCTTCTCGAAGTGTCTGCCCTCCCTCAGCCAGCTGCAGGCCATCAA CTTGTGGAAGGTGGGGCTGACTGATAAGACCCTGACTACCTTCGTCGCCCTCTTGCCTCTCTGCTCATCCACGCTCAG GAAGGTGTCTCTGGAGGGGAACCCACTGCCGGAGCAGTCCTACCACAAGCTCATGGCAGCAGACAGCAC GATCACGCATTTGTCTCTGCGGAACAACAACATCGACGACCACGGGGCGCAGCTCCTGGGTCAGGCTCTGTCTACGCTGCACAGCTGCAACCGGACCCTGGTCTCGCTCAACCTGGGCTTCAACCACATCGGGGACGAGGGCGCGGGCTACATCGCAGAT ggCCTCCGGCTCAATCGCTCCCTGCTCTGGCTGTCCCTGGCCCACAACCGCATCCAGGACAAGGGCGCCCTGAAGCTGGCTGAG GTCCTGCGCCCCTTTGAGCTGACACATACCGAGGTGGTGGAGCGCCGGCGCCTCCTGCTGGAGAAAGGTTCGCAGGAGCGCTCGCGATCG CCTTCCACCTCTCGGCATGGGGACTCCAAAACAGAGCGTGACAAGAATCAGCTGATGGGGGTCAGCAGTTTTGCATTGGTGGAGAAGGACAAGACGCAGACAGTGAAGACACCCAAGGGTCTGGGCAAGAAAAAGGAGAAGTCGGGG GAAGTggtgaagaaagaggagaagtcAGGGCCTGGGCAGTCACCTACACAAGGAACCCCTAAGAAAGAAGACTCCGCAAAGGCAGGCAAGGGGA AAGTAACCATCCCTGAGCAGAAACTAAGCAAGGGAAAGGGGGCCAAGACTGGGAGCAAAGAGAAGCGCAGCATCCTCATGGAGTCTGAG CACTCGGGACAAAGCCTGGACTATAACCGGCCCTCAAAACAt CAGCTGGTTGGGGAAGGTGCTGAGATGGTCAACCCGCTCCTGGAGCCTGTGGAGCACCGCGATGGCAAAGTTTTCATGCCTGGGAACAAGATCCTCTTGCACCTCAATCTTCTCC GAAACCGCATCACAGAGGTGGGGCTGGAGGCCTTCCTCACCGTGGTGCAGTACCAGGCGCAATTCGCCAAATCCAAGAGCGCGTCCAAGGGCCCCGTGGGGCTGCTGTGGCTGTCCCTGGCG AAAAACTGCTTCTCCCCACAATGTCCTACGTACACTATGATCCAGGAGTTGATGCTGCCAAGGGACCCCATCAGTAAATGCAAGCACAAAGAGGAGGAGCCCGTGGCTTCTTGCACCTAG
- the LRRC71 gene encoding leucine-rich repeat-containing protein 71 isoform X4, translated as MSGEASAPPATSPRAPRPGIQKSSGAVTKKGDRAAKEKPATVLPPVGEEEPKNPEEYQCTGILEVDFAELCTRWGYTDFPKVVTRPRPQPTFAPSASTSEKPTVDDQRLSGSCSLNSLESKYVFFRPTIQVELEPEDKSVKEIYIRGWKVEERILGIFSKCLPSLSQLQAINLWKVGLTDKTLTTFVALLPLCSSTLRKVSLEGNPLPEQSYHKLMAADSTITHLSLRNNNIDDHGAQLLGQALSTLHSCNRTLVSLNLGFNHIGDEGAGYIADGLRLNRSLLWLSLAHNRIQDKGALKLAEVLRPFELTHTEVVERRRLLLEKGSQERSRSPSTSRHGDSKTERDKNQLMGVSSFALVEKDKTQTVKTPKGLGKKKEKSGEVVKKEEKSGPGQSPTQGTPKKEDSAKAGKGKVTIPEQKLSKGKGAKTGSKEKRSILMESELVGEGAEMVNPLLEPVEHRDGKVFMPGNKILLHLNLLRNRITEVGLEAFLTVVQYQAQFAKSKSASKGPVGLLWLSLAKNCFSPQCPTYTMIQELMLPRDPISKCKHKEEEPVASCT; from the exons ATGTCGGGCGAGGCAAGCGCACCACCCGCGACCTCACCCAGGGCCCCGCGTCCCGGGATCCAGAAATCATCGGGTGCAGTGACCAAGAAGGGGGATCGCGCGGCCAAGGAGAAGCCGGCGACCGTTCTGCCGCCGGTGGGCGAGGAGGAGCCCAAAAACCCCG AGGAGTACCAGTGCACCGGCATCCTCGAGGTGGATTTCGCTGAGCTCTGCACGCGGTGGGGCTACACGGACTTCCCCAAAGTGGTCACCCGACCCCGCCCGCAGCCGACCTTCGCCCCCTCGGCCTCTACGTCGGAGAAGCCCACAGTAG ATGACCAGCGTTTGTCGGGGTCCTGCAGCCTCAACAGCCTGGAGAGCAAATACGTGTTCTTCCGGCCCACCATCCAGGTGGAGCTGGAGCCGGAGGACAAGTCCGTGAAGGAAATCTACATTCGCG GTTGGAAGGTTGAGGAGCGGATCCTGGGTATCTTCTCGAAGTGTCTGCCCTCCCTCAGCCAGCTGCAGGCCATCAA CTTGTGGAAGGTGGGGCTGACTGATAAGACCCTGACTACCTTCGTCGCCCTCTTGCCTCTCTGCTCATCCACGCTCAG GAAGGTGTCTCTGGAGGGGAACCCACTGCCGGAGCAGTCCTACCACAAGCTCATGGCAGCAGACAGCAC GATCACGCATTTGTCTCTGCGGAACAACAACATCGACGACCACGGGGCGCAGCTCCTGGGTCAGGCTCTGTCTACGCTGCACAGCTGCAACCGGACCCTGGTCTCGCTCAACCTGGGCTTCAACCACATCGGGGACGAGGGCGCGGGCTACATCGCAGAT ggCCTCCGGCTCAATCGCTCCCTGCTCTGGCTGTCCCTGGCCCACAACCGCATCCAGGACAAGGGCGCCCTGAAGCTGGCTGAG GTCCTGCGCCCCTTTGAGCTGACACATACCGAGGTGGTGGAGCGCCGGCGCCTCCTGCTGGAGAAAGGTTCGCAGGAGCGCTCGCGATCG CCTTCCACCTCTCGGCATGGGGACTCCAAAACAGAGCGTGACAAGAATCAGCTGATGGGGGTCAGCAGTTTTGCATTGGTGGAGAAGGACAAGACGCAGACAGTGAAGACACCCAAGGGTCTGGGCAAGAAAAAGGAGAAGTCGGGG GAAGTggtgaagaaagaggagaagtcAGGGCCTGGGCAGTCACCTACACAAGGAACCCCTAAGAAAGAAGACTCCGCAAAGGCAGGCAAGGGGA AAGTAACCATCCCTGAGCAGAAACTAAGCAAGGGAAAGGGGGCCAAGACTGGGAGCAAAGAGAAGCGCAGCATCCTCATGGAGTCTGAG CTGGTTGGGGAAGGTGCTGAGATGGTCAACCCGCTCCTGGAGCCTGTGGAGCACCGCGATGGCAAAGTTTTCATGCCTGGGAACAAGATCCTCTTGCACCTCAATCTTCTCC GAAACCGCATCACAGAGGTGGGGCTGGAGGCCTTCCTCACCGTGGTGCAGTACCAGGCGCAATTCGCCAAATCCAAGAGCGCGTCCAAGGGCCCCGTGGGGCTGCTGTGGCTGTCCCTGGCG AAAAACTGCTTCTCCCCACAATGTCCTACGTACACTATGATCCAGGAGTTGATGCTGCCAAGGGACCCCATCAGTAAATGCAAGCACAAAGAGGAGGAGCCCGTGGCTTCTTGCACCTAG